Proteins from a single region of Runella sp. SP2:
- a CDS encoding multidrug efflux SMR transporter: MNWIILTIAGLFEVVFAFCLGKAKISTGNEMYLWYAGFLVALCTSMGLLLKATQTLPLGTAYAVWTGIGAVGTVLIGIIVFKEPITFWRLLFLITLIGSIIGLKAVSH; encoded by the coding sequence ATGAATTGGATTATTTTGACCATCGCAGGCTTGTTTGAAGTAGTATTTGCGTTCTGTTTGGGGAAAGCAAAAATAAGCACAGGAAACGAAATGTATCTGTGGTACGCTGGCTTTTTGGTCGCCCTTTGTACCAGTATGGGGCTTCTACTGAAAGCAACTCAAACACTACCTCTCGGGACTGCTTATGCCGTCTGGACGGGCATTGGTGCAGTCGGGACTGTTTTGATTGGTATTATTGTGTTTAAAGAACCCATCACTTTTTGGCGACTCTTATTTCTCATTACTTTAATTGGTTCTATCATCGGACTAAAAGCGGTATCACATTAA